A single Aulosira sp. FACHB-615 DNA region contains:
- the yvcK gene encoding gluconeogenesis factor YvcK family protein, whose product MSIGFLRQALHALQQQSRSRTSYRVNQWFKWLSPGLSVKRWLLISVGGVFLASLGLAIWVKLTPIFWLLELLRSFLGVITNILPNYISGPLVLLCGLLLLLWGQTRTVGSITAAFKQQGETELIDVLLAHRRLYRGPKIVVIGGGTGLSTLLRGLKTYSANISAIVTVADDGGSSGRLRQEFGVLPPGDIRNCLAALADEEKLLTELFQYRFRAGDGLTGHSFGNLFLTAMSEITGDLERAVAASSKVLAVRGQVLPATLTDVRLWAELADGRRIEGESNIPKAGGKIVKIGCTPANPPALPAAIKAIKEADYIIIGPGSLYTSLIPNLLVPEIANAIASSKAPRIYICNIMTQPGETEGYTVADHIKAIDAACGQRRLFDAVMVHKKSPSPQSLIRYAQQNSHPVFLDREDVSLLGRRVVLANVLYEDETGVVRHNPQKLAKVLLRWYSGAHHGK is encoded by the coding sequence ATGTCAATTGGTTTTCTCAGACAAGCCCTCCACGCCCTGCAACAGCAGTCGCGCAGCCGCACATCTTATCGGGTTAACCAGTGGTTTAAGTGGTTATCTCCAGGACTATCAGTAAAACGCTGGTTACTTATTAGCGTTGGCGGTGTATTTTTGGCGAGTTTGGGGTTAGCTATATGGGTGAAGTTGACCCCGATTTTTTGGCTGTTGGAGTTGTTGAGGAGTTTTCTGGGAGTAATTACCAACATCCTACCCAACTATATCAGTGGCCCTTTGGTGCTACTGTGCGGCTTACTGTTGCTGCTTTGGGGACAAACTCGCACTGTGGGTTCCATTACTGCGGCTTTCAAACAACAAGGTGAAACAGAACTCATTGATGTTTTGTTAGCCCATCGCCGCTTGTATCGCGGGCCGAAAATTGTGGTTATTGGCGGTGGTACCGGACTTTCGACTTTGTTGCGGGGGTTAAAAACTTATAGTGCTAATATTAGTGCGATCGTCACGGTTGCTGATGATGGTGGTTCTTCTGGGCGGTTGCGTCAAGAATTTGGTGTGCTACCACCGGGAGATATTCGCAATTGTTTAGCAGCCTTAGCAGATGAAGAAAAGCTGTTAACAGAATTGTTTCAATACCGCTTTCGGGCTGGCGATGGCTTGACGGGGCATAGTTTTGGTAACTTATTCTTAACTGCCATGAGTGAGATTACTGGTGATTTAGAACGTGCTGTGGCGGCAAGTTCTAAAGTCTTGGCGGTGCGGGGACAAGTTTTGCCAGCAACTCTCACCGATGTGCGTCTGTGGGCAGAATTAGCCGATGGCCGCCGCATTGAAGGAGAATCGAATATTCCTAAAGCTGGTGGTAAAATTGTCAAAATTGGTTGCACACCTGCTAATCCACCAGCCTTACCCGCAGCGATTAAAGCAATTAAAGAAGCTGACTATATTATTATTGGGCCGGGTAGCCTGTATACCAGCTTGATTCCTAATTTACTAGTACCAGAAATTGCCAATGCGATCGCCTCCTCCAAAGCCCCTCGCATCTACATCTGCAATATTATGACCCAACCAGGAGAAACTGAGGGCTATACTGTTGCTGACCATATCAAAGCTATTGATGCAGCCTGTGGTCAAAGGCGATTATTTGATGCTGTTATGGTACACAAAAAATCTCCTTCTCCCCAATCTCTCATCCGTTATGCCCAACAAAATTCTCATCCAGTTTTCCTCGACAGAGAAGATGTATCGTTACTAGGGCGACGAGTTGTTTTAGCAAATGTATTGTATGAAGATGAAACTGGTGTTGTCCGTCATAATCCCCAAAAACTCGCAAAAGTCTTGTTACGCTGGTACAGTGGCGCTCATCATGGCAAGTAA
- a CDS encoding DUF3038 domain-containing protein: MLKVMHSAADSATPNSQWEELIKLPTPDTVQWDNIKTQLDLVLLALETLTGIGSEAMLSAAVNLNLESRVPDRVALWRLRQSNPLRKGQGGRKKLDVEEARSLVLIICYLAKQHQELIRRAVGLLEQMAENNREPHQAALLGDYIDAFCNTYQERMEEDDQISTELLTHLALKLLVNLLFYSAPGGHRRLWLALIDHSAKY; the protein is encoded by the coding sequence ATGCTAAAAGTTATGCACTCGGCCGCCGACTCAGCCACACCCAATTCTCAGTGGGAGGAGTTAATTAAGCTTCCAACCCCAGACACAGTTCAATGGGACAATATCAAAACTCAGTTGGACTTGGTACTGTTGGCGCTAGAAACCTTGACTGGGATTGGTTCTGAGGCTATGCTTTCGGCGGCAGTTAACCTAAATTTAGAGTCAAGAGTGCCAGACCGCGTAGCTTTATGGCGGCTACGGCAGTCAAATCCCCTACGCAAAGGTCAAGGAGGGCGAAAAAAGCTAGATGTAGAAGAAGCGCGATCGCTTGTTTTAATCATCTGCTATCTCGCCAAACAGCACCAAGAATTAATTCGTCGTGCTGTTGGGTTACTAGAGCAAATGGCGGAAAATAACCGGGAACCTCATCAGGCTGCTTTACTTGGAGATTACATTGATGCTTTTTGCAACACCTACCAAGAGCGAATGGAAGAGGATGACCAAATCTCAACGGAATTACTCACCCACCTGGCACTTAAATTGCTCGTAAACTTGTTGTTTTACAGCGCCCCTGGTGGACACCGCCGTCTCTGGCTCGCACTCATCGACCATTCCGCAAAATATTGA
- a CDS encoding dihydroorotase produces the protein MSSSESLLIRRARIVLPNGEFMVGDVLVRDRLIQEVAPEIAGTIVTREVDAQGLTLLPGVIDPQVHFREPGLEHKEDLFTASCACAKGGVTSFLEMPNTRPLTTTQAALDDKLQRAASKCVVNYGFFIGATAEVLPDLLTAQPTPGIKVFMGSMHGQLLVDQDTVLEAIFAQGDRLIAVHAEDQERINQRRQEFAGIHDPAIHSQIQDNQAALLATQKALNLSKKYQRRLHILHLSTGEEAELLRQDKPRWVTAEVTPQHLLLNSSAYQDIGTLAQMNPPLRSPHDNEVLWQALRDGVIDFIATDHAPHTLAEKAQEYPNTPSGMPGVETSLPLMLTAAMQGKCTVAQVANWMSNAVAQAYKIPHKGAIAPGYDADLVLVDLDNYSPVRREDLLTKCGWSPFEGWNLTGWPVITIVGGQIVYEQNRVNTDVRGQALTFSS, from the coding sequence ATGTCATCTTCAGAAAGTTTACTAATTCGCCGCGCTCGCATTGTCCTACCCAATGGTGAATTCATGGTTGGGGATGTACTTGTGCGCGATCGCCTCATCCAAGAAGTGGCACCGGAGATTGCTGGTACCATTGTCACCAGAGAGGTTGACGCACAAGGGTTAACTTTGTTGCCAGGAGTTATCGACCCGCAAGTGCATTTTCGGGAACCAGGACTAGAACATAAAGAAGATTTATTTACCGCTAGTTGTGCCTGTGCTAAGGGCGGTGTAACTTCGTTTTTAGAAATGCCTAATACCCGCCCCCTGACTACTACTCAAGCGGCATTAGATGATAAACTCCAACGGGCAGCTAGTAAGTGTGTAGTGAATTATGGCTTTTTTATTGGTGCAACCGCAGAAGTTTTGCCAGATTTACTCACAGCCCAACCAACACCAGGAATTAAAGTTTTCATGGGTTCGATGCACGGTCAGTTACTGGTTGACCAAGATACTGTGCTGGAAGCCATTTTCGCCCAAGGCGATCGCTTAATTGCGGTTCACGCTGAAGACCAAGAACGCATTAATCAACGACGACAAGAGTTTGCTGGTATTCATGACCCAGCAATTCACTCCCAAATTCAAGATAATCAAGCGGCGCTGTTAGCTACCCAAAAAGCCTTAAATCTTTCTAAAAAATATCAGCGTCGGCTACATATATTACATCTGTCCACAGGCGAAGAAGCTGAGTTGTTACGTCAAGACAAACCGCGTTGGGTGACTGCGGAGGTCACACCACAGCATTTGCTATTAAATAGCAGTGCTTATCAAGATATTGGCACTTTAGCGCAAATGAATCCGCCATTGCGATCGCCCCACGATAACGAAGTTCTCTGGCAAGCGTTACGGGATGGTGTGATTGATTTTATCGCCACCGACCATGCCCCCCACACCTTGGCAGAAAAAGCCCAAGAATACCCCAATACACCTTCGGGAATGCCCGGTGTCGAGACTTCTTTACCATTGATGTTAACTGCGGCAATGCAAGGAAAATGTACTGTGGCGCAAGTTGCCAACTGGATGTCTAATGCGGTGGCGCAAGCTTATAAAATTCCGCATAAAGGAGCGATCGCACCTGGTTACGATGCCGATTTAGTCTTGGTAGACTTGGATAATTACAGTCCCGTCCGTCGGGAAGATTTGTTAACCAAATGTGGTTGGAGTCCCTTTGAAGGTTGGAACCTCACAGGCTGGCCTGTCATCACAATTGTGGGTGGACAAATTGTCTATGAACAAAATCGCGTTAATACTGACGTGCGCGGTCAAGCTTTAACTTTCTCTTCATAA
- a CDS encoding pitrilysin family protein codes for MKFKLLHGKRLIYVVMFAFAFLLLTFDFSLAATTTAKHYTELKLPALPAVKLPKYERFALQNGLVVYLVEDHELPLVSGSALVRTGSRWEPGDKVGLAGLTGAVMRTGGTKQHSPDELNEILEQRAASVETSIGEGSGSASFEALTEDVDTVFGLFAQVLREPVFAQDKLDLAKNQTKGGIARRNDDPNSIASREFRKLVYGKESPYSRTVEYATLDKIRREDLVQFYQQYFHPNNIILGIVGDFDSKKMRSLIQAKLGDWQRNPKITKPQLPEVSPANKGGVFFVNQPQLTQSSVLLGHLGGQFDSPDYAALDVLNGVLNGFGGRLFNEVRSRQGLAYSVYGYWSPRFDYPGIFLAGGQTRSEATVQFVKSLQTEIKRIQAQPVTAQELAFAKESTLNSFVFNFQDPGQTLSRLMRYEYYGYPSDFLFRYQKAVAATTAADVQRVAKQYLKPENLITLVVGNQTAIKPPLTGLARQVTTIDVTIPGSPSQAKN; via the coding sequence ATGAAATTCAAACTATTGCATGGTAAAAGGTTGATTTATGTTGTCATGTTTGCCTTTGCCTTTTTACTTTTGACTTTTGACTTTTCTTTAGCAGCGACAACAACAGCCAAACATTACACAGAGTTAAAATTACCAGCTTTACCTGCGGTCAAATTACCCAAATATGAACGCTTTGCTTTACAAAATGGCTTAGTTGTGTATTTAGTAGAAGATCATGAACTGCCGTTAGTGAGTGGTTCGGCTTTGGTGCGGACTGGTAGCCGTTGGGAACCAGGTGATAAAGTTGGGTTAGCTGGTTTAACAGGTGCAGTCATGCGGACTGGGGGAACTAAGCAGCATTCACCCGATGAACTCAATGAAATCTTAGAACAACGGGCTGCATCGGTAGAAACAAGTATTGGTGAGGGTTCGGGGAGTGCAAGTTTTGAGGCGCTAACTGAAGATGTGGACACTGTGTTTGGTTTATTTGCCCAAGTACTGCGGGAACCAGTATTTGCCCAAGATAAACTGGATTTAGCCAAGAACCAAACTAAAGGGGGAATTGCCCGCCGCAATGATGATCCTAATAGTATTGCCAGCCGAGAATTTAGAAAATTGGTTTATGGCAAAGAAAGTCCATATTCGCGGACTGTGGAATATGCCACATTGGATAAAATTCGCCGGGAAGATTTAGTTCAGTTTTACCAGCAATACTTTCACCCCAATAATATAATTTTGGGGATTGTGGGCGATTTTGATAGTAAAAAAATGCGATCGCTCATTCAAGCTAAATTAGGTGATTGGCAACGTAACCCCAAAATCACTAAACCCCAGTTACCAGAAGTTTCCCCAGCCAACAAAGGCGGAGTATTTTTTGTTAATCAGCCCCAGTTGACTCAAAGTAGTGTACTGTTAGGGCATTTAGGCGGACAATTCGACAGCCCCGACTATGCCGCATTGGATGTTTTGAACGGGGTGTTAAATGGTTTTGGTGGACGCTTATTTAACGAAGTGCGATCGCGCCAAGGTTTAGCTTACTCTGTATATGGTTACTGGAGTCCCCGGTTTGATTATCCCGGTATTTTCTTGGCTGGTGGACAAACCCGTTCTGAGGCTACCGTCCAGTTTGTGAAATCCTTACAAACCGAAATTAAACGTATTCAAGCACAACCAGTAACAGCCCAAGAACTGGCTTTTGCTAAAGAATCAACTCTCAATTCTTTCGTGTTTAACTTTCAAGACCCCGGTCAAACCTTATCACGGCTGATGCGGTATGAATATTATGGCTACCCATCAGACTTTTTATTCCGTTATCAAAAAGCCGTCGCCGCCACTACCGCCGCCGATGTGCAACGGGTAGCCAAGCAATATCTCAAACCAGAAAACCTGATAACCTTAGTTGTGGGAAATCAAACCGCAATTAAACCACCATTAACAGGTTTAGCCAGACAAGTCACAACCATCGATGTGACAATTCCTGGTTCACCATCACAAGCCAAGAATTAA
- a CDS encoding MOSC domain-containing protein: protein MPYLAKIVIYPIKSLDGVEVAQAEVLSSGALKGDREFALFDVQSKFVNGKRHPKIHLLRADYQNTSGDQTISLKIPHQDSPLVFNLNTEREKLTAALSDFFGFSLTIAQNSLMGFPDDTDSPGPTVISTATLTEVASWFPGVTVDEMRRRIRANIEIAGVPAFWEDHLFSEPDQLVALRVGNVQFFGVNPCQRCVVPTRNPDSAAVYPSFQKIFIQQRQATLPDSVNLSHFNHFYRLSVNTRVHISESGKILQIGDEIEIIPDIN, encoded by the coding sequence ATGCCGTACCTAGCCAAAATCGTAATTTACCCAATTAAGTCACTAGATGGGGTAGAAGTGGCACAAGCCGAGGTTTTGTCTAGTGGCGCATTAAAAGGCGATCGCGAGTTCGCCCTTTTTGATGTACAAAGTAAATTTGTCAATGGTAAGCGTCATCCCAAAATTCATTTACTGCGGGCGGATTATCAAAACACCTCTGGCGATCAAACCATCTCTCTGAAAATTCCTCACCAGGATTCACCATTAGTTTTTAATTTAAATACAGAGAGAGAAAAATTAACCGCCGCTTTAAGTGATTTTTTTGGGTTTTCCCTTACCATCGCTCAAAACTCGCTAATGGGTTTTCCTGATGATACCGATTCTCCTGGCCCAACTGTAATTAGTACAGCAACTTTAACAGAAGTTGCTTCGTGGTTTCCTGGTGTCACTGTCGATGAAATGCGTCGTCGGATACGTGCCAACATTGAAATCGCAGGTGTACCAGCTTTTTGGGAAGATCATTTATTTAGTGAACCAGATCAATTAGTCGCCTTGCGAGTGGGAAATGTGCAGTTTTTTGGAGTCAACCCATGCCAGCGTTGTGTAGTCCCAACCAGGAATCCTGACTCAGCCGCAGTTTACCCAAGTTTCCAAAAAATATTTATCCAACAGCGACAAGCAACATTACCAGACTCAGTAAATCTATCACACTTTAATCATTTTTACCGCTTGAGTGTGAATACTAGAGTACACATATCAGAATCTGGCAAAATATTACAAATTGGTGATGAAATCGAAATAATTCCAGATATTAATTAA
- a CDS encoding DUF4335 domain-containing protein yields the protein MDTAVSGSHSSTIPQNIENVSFAVSAMPVLNSVIRRYTPPTCTLEVLAQSSPLSRWMGKTVIKQLSFELRIDDPRLPEERRVVIRGDRDQLEALCDAVTSYVQQFLQQPPESFSLGFSGFGDAITTSDDSAPSALSTQTLKSFAADIPRSKIYLEPGSSLTHKLHLGSLSGQASSPLVQLSLLQLYDLASALDEYSADVMALPSLNNNNSVLRFPTWAPIAAVLVLSVGLLPITLQYANYYRQNQPTTANKTTAQESDVALAPTPPANLSTPLPGLISPDNLPSLPPIDSTLPLPTSRLPAQPVIPPGAGISSANSATSLGVPSTSSKTGLNIPQASISTKNNLPSTTSTTISGQQIALNPAPSITQGEISLPQRRSLPPRLSSGADNLSSSSIPSIVPPPLATIPNNNRGNNLSPEYSPTNQQLGDKISSSLPPSAAENNPFVDRLGDTPQTAAPPNVATNSTIFDTTQIAEARSFFQKRWQPPAGLTQTLEYSLTVDVDGSLARILPLNKPAREFIDNTGIPAIGKPFVSGNKSGQNIRIRVVFSPDGKVQTFSESE from the coding sequence GTGGACACCGCCGTCTCTGGCTCGCACTCATCGACCATTCCGCAAAATATTGAAAACGTCTCCTTTGCAGTTTCTGCCATGCCTGTATTAAATTCTGTCATTCGTCGCTACACACCCCCCACTTGCACACTCGAAGTATTGGCACAAAGTTCGCCTTTGTCCCGTTGGATGGGGAAAACTGTAATTAAGCAACTCAGCTTTGAGTTACGCATTGACGATCCACGACTACCAGAAGAACGCAGGGTTGTAATTCGGGGCGATCGCGACCAACTCGAAGCTTTATGTGATGCCGTCACCAGCTATGTGCAGCAATTCCTCCAACAGCCGCCAGAAAGTTTTTCGCTGGGTTTTTCTGGCTTTGGCGATGCAATTACAACATCTGATGATTCAGCCCCATCGGCTTTATCCACACAGACTTTAAAATCTTTCGCCGCCGACATTCCCAGAAGCAAAATCTATTTAGAACCGGGCAGTTCTTTAACTCACAAATTACATCTTGGTTCTTTGTCTGGTCAAGCCTCTAGCCCGTTGGTGCAACTCAGTTTATTACAACTTTATGATTTAGCCTCAGCTTTGGATGAATACTCAGCTGATGTGATGGCTTTACCATCTCTGAATAACAATAATTCTGTTCTCCGTTTCCCGACTTGGGCTCCTATAGCCGCAGTTTTGGTTTTAAGTGTAGGTTTATTGCCAATCACTTTACAATACGCCAATTATTATCGACAAAATCAGCCGACAACGGCAAATAAAACTACTGCTCAAGAGTCTGATGTGGCTTTAGCACCTACACCACCAGCTAACTTGAGTACACCACTACCTGGACTGATATCTCCAGATAATTTACCATCACTGCCACCCATCGACTCTACTCTGCCTCTGCCAACTTCTCGTTTGCCGGCACAACCTGTCATTCCTCCTGGGGCGGGTATTTCTTCCGCTAACTCCGCCACCTCCCTCGGTGTACCGTCAACATCTTCCAAAACTGGGCTGAATATACCCCAAGCAAGCATTAGCACCAAGAATAATCTCCCAAGTACCACATCAACAACAATTTCTGGTCAACAAATTGCCCTAAACCCTGCACCGTCCATTACTCAGGGTGAAATTAGCTTACCTCAAAGGCGGAGTTTACCTCCACGTCTGTCTTCTGGGGCGGATAATTTATCATCTAGTAGTATCCCGTCAATTGTTCCGCCACCATTGGCAACTATACCCAATAACAACCGGGGCAATAATCTTTCGCCAGAGTACTCACCAACTAATCAACAACTAGGAGACAAAATCAGTTCGTCTCTACCACCTTCAGCCGCAGAAAATAATCCATTTGTTGATAGATTGGGTGATACTCCGCAAACTGCTGCACCTCCTAATGTGGCTACCAACAGCACAATATTTGACACAACCCAAATAGCAGAAGCTAGAAGTTTCTTTCAGAAGCGTTGGCAACCACCTGCGGGATTAACACAAACATTAGAATACAGCTTGACTGTGGATGTGGATGGTTCTCTAGCACGGATTTTACCTTTGAATAAACCAGCAAGAGAGTTTATTGATAATACAGGTATACCTGCAATTGGTAAGCCTTTTGTTTCTGGTAATAAATCTGGTCAAAATATCAGGATTCGAGTTGTTTTCAGTCCTGATGGTAAAGTACAAACATTTTCGGAATCTGAATAA
- the tsaE gene encoding tRNA (adenosine(37)-N6)-threonylcarbamoyltransferase complex ATPase subunit type 1 TsaE, with product MKISLADVQATLNLGIKLGQTLTPGTVILLEGDLGAGKTTLVQGIGQGLGITESIVSPTFTLINEYTQGRIPLYHLDLYRLEPSEVTGLNLESYWEGIEIEPGIVAIEWAERMPYQPESYLCVRLSYGDNGTRQADITGLHCNISELIAKI from the coding sequence ATGAAAATTTCTCTTGCAGATGTCCAAGCGACTCTGAATTTAGGTATCAAACTAGGTCAAACTTTGACTCCTGGTACTGTCATTTTACTAGAAGGCGACTTAGGTGCAGGTAAAACTACCTTGGTACAAGGCATTGGTCAAGGTTTAGGAATTACCGAATCTATTGTCAGCCCCACTTTTACTTTGATTAATGAATACACTCAAGGGCGTATACCCCTTTATCACCTCGACTTATATCGCTTAGAACCATCAGAGGTGACAGGTTTAAACTTAGAAAGCTATTGGGAAGGAATCGAAATAGAACCTGGAATTGTAGCGATAGAGTGGGCAGAGAGAATGCCTTACCAGCCAGAGAGTTATCTGTGTGTGCGTTTAAGCTACGGCGACAATGGTACTCGTCAAGCTGATATTACAGGATTACATTGCAACATCAGCGAGTTAATTGCTAAAATCTAG
- the ruvC gene encoding crossover junction endodeoxyribonuclease RuvC, producing MEKRILGLDPGLAILGFGVITCKQGSSKVQDTTVDMLDFGVIRTSADAEMAQRLCTLFDDLHTLISELQPDLVAIEKLFFYRMSSTILVAQARGVVMLVLGQHRLPYVEFTPAQIKQALTGYGNADKSDVQAAVARELNLDTIPRPDDAADALAVALTASFQL from the coding sequence ATGGAAAAACGAATTTTAGGTTTAGATCCTGGATTAGCCATTTTAGGATTTGGCGTAATTACTTGCAAACAAGGCTCTAGCAAGGTACAAGACACAACGGTAGATATGCTTGACTTTGGGGTAATTCGTACCTCGGCAGATGCAGAAATGGCACAGCGCCTGTGTACCTTGTTTGATGATTTACACACCCTGATTAGTGAATTGCAACCAGACTTGGTTGCGATCGAAAAGCTGTTCTTCTATCGTATGTCAAGCACTATTCTTGTAGCACAAGCTCGTGGCGTTGTCATGTTAGTTTTGGGACAACATCGTTTGCCTTATGTAGAATTTACCCCGGCACAAATTAAACAAGCTTTAACCGGCTATGGCAATGCAGATAAATCTGATGTGCAAGCCGCAGTGGCGCGAGAGTTGAATTTAGATACAATCCCAAGACCAGACGATGCCGCAGATGCTTTAGCAGTAGCTTTAACAGCATCTTTTCAGTTGTAA
- a CDS encoding YiaA/YiaB family inner membrane protein: MQQLSSQKDSTAWIIQTWAAFMLSVSMTSFGIVNLPVDNWVKGFMGMGLAFSVGSTFTLAKTTRDLHEAKRLTARIDEAKVEKLLSQHDSLSLK, encoded by the coding sequence ATGCAGCAACTAAGTTCACAAAAAGATAGTACAGCTTGGATTATTCAAACATGGGCTGCTTTTATGCTTTCTGTTTCTATGACTAGCTTTGGGATTGTGAATTTGCCCGTAGATAACTGGGTAAAAGGTTTTATGGGTATGGGTTTAGCTTTTTCTGTTGGTTCGACTTTTACCTTGGCAAAAACAACCAGAGATTTGCACGAAGCTAAAAGATTAACAGCAAGAATTGATGAGGCAAAGGTAGAAAAATTACTATCACAACATGATTCTTTAAGTTTAAAATAA
- the lepB gene encoding signal peptidase I yields the protein MQNQVSDQNSNQKPDNSWIAELGRTVVLSIVLALGIRTFVAEARWIPSGSMEPTLHGTQNQWEADKIIVDKLKYKFASPQRGDIVVFSPTDELKREQYQDAFIKRVIGLPGETVELRDGKVYINNKPLEEEAYLGSSQRTVVDVCTSGQQPAFLAKAQTIPPNAYLVLGDNRNSSYDSRCWGVVPRENIIGRAVLRFWPLNHVGGIDKSPLYP from the coding sequence ATGCAAAATCAAGTGTCTGATCAAAATTCTAATCAAAAACCCGATAATTCCTGGATTGCCGAGCTAGGTAGAACAGTTGTATTAAGTATCGTTCTTGCCCTGGGCATTCGTACTTTTGTTGCTGAAGCTCGCTGGATTCCTTCTGGTTCTATGGAACCAACTTTGCATGGGACTCAAAACCAGTGGGAAGCAGACAAGATTATTGTTGATAAGTTGAAGTATAAGTTTGCCAGCCCCCAACGGGGAGATATTGTGGTTTTTTCACCCACTGACGAACTCAAGCGTGAACAATATCAAGATGCGTTTATTAAACGTGTGATTGGCTTACCAGGAGAAACAGTAGAACTGCGTGATGGTAAAGTCTACATTAATAACAAACCCTTGGAAGAAGAAGCTTATTTAGGTTCTAGCCAGCGCACAGTGGTTGATGTTTGCACCTCTGGACAGCAACCAGCTTTCCTAGCTAAAGCGCAGACAATACCGCCAAATGCTTACCTAGTTTTAGGTGACAACCGTAACAGCAGTTACGATAGCCGTTGTTGGGGTGTTGTACCCCGCGAGAATATTATCGGTCGGGCTGTATTGCGCTTTTGGCCGTTAAATCATGTTGGCGGTATTGATAAATCACCCTTGTATCCCTAA